One window from the genome of Drosophila albomicans strain 15112-1751.03 chromosome 2L, ASM965048v2, whole genome shotgun sequence encodes:
- the LOC117564013 gene encoding retinaldehyde-binding protein 1 has translation MATVDISEEAFHLRLGYLKPETVEIARTELRETEEVKAEAILKLRELLKATPEINYKDDDAFLTVFLRAAHFYPESALEKMKSTANFRKEYASLVHGLQVEQVKERFIKGSVINVVKNCDQKGRRMLIVNCGKLWDPAVVPSDEMFRMLYMVHIAAQLEEETQVRGVVCIMDFDGLAMKQVKALSPAFSKRLLTFIQEAMPLRMKEVHFVKQPFIFNMVWTLFKPFVKEKLNKRMHFHGSDMKSLHKFIDPSVLPANYKGTLPAIDYGGAEWFPALEQQSEYVNTWSELGPAKW, from the exons ATGGCCACTGTCGATATCAGCGAGGAGGCCTTCCACCTCCGCTTAGGTTACCTCAAGCCGGAAACTGTCGAAATTGCCCGCACGGAACTCCGCGAAACGGAGGAGGTGAAGGCTGAGGCCATCCTCAAGCTGCGTGAACTGCTCAAAGCGACACCAGAGATCAACTACAAGGACGACGATGCGTTCCTCACCGTTTTCCTGCGCGCCGCCCACTTCTATCCGGAGAGCGCATTGGAAAAG ATGAAAAGCACCGCCAACTTCCGCAAGGAATACGCCAGCTTGGTGCACGGCCTTCAGGTGGAGCAGGTGAAGGAGCGCTTCATCAAGGGCAGCGTCATCAATGTGGTGAAGAACTGCGATCAGAAGGGACGACGCATGCTCATCGTCAACTGTGGCAAATTGTGGGATCCCGCTGTTGTGCCCAGCGATGAGATGTTCCGCATGCTGTACATGGTTCACATTGCCGCCCAGCTGGAGGAGGAGACTCAAGTGCGTGGCGTTGTCTGCATAATGGACTTCGATGGCTTGGCCATGAAACAGGTGAAGGCTCTGTCGCCTGCATTCTCCAAGCGTCTGCTCACCTTCATCCAGGAGGCAATGCCGCTGCGCATGAAGGAGGTCCACTTTGTCAAGCAGCCCTTCATCTTCAACATGGTCTGGACGCTCTTCAAGCCCTTCGTCAAGGAGAAGCTGAACAAGCGC ATGCACTTCCATGGCAGCGATATGAAATCCCTGCACAAGTTCATCGATCCCTCGGTGCTGCCTGCCAACTACAAGGGCACATTGCCTGCCATCGATTACGGCGGTGCTGAGTGGTTCCCTGCTCTCGAACAACAATCCGAGTATGTGAACACCTGGAGTGAATTGGGCCCGGCCAAGTGGTAG